The Impatiens glandulifera chromosome 3, dImpGla2.1, whole genome shotgun sequence genome contains a region encoding:
- the LOC124929684 gene encoding transcription factor bHLH139-like, with product MEPNWGESEWNAYGGLYMSSTNEEEDLMAQFLNNCSFSKEQLSEEAMDLVVSNSSRLGSRNYLEMCMNGPNDNLLCSFSHEESVPKLSSNDDHGLICPSEVNNFLSMDDNNTFIMPMHIFVEQENPNYKHMGNLMDMDDNTIDDNIITKGRENYSSSNIDDNLLENLKKRSRPHVNSVMKKNLKAKMRKSVALEKIKPSSINSSEDEPDSNTTSLDLSGRLNESSSINGKRRLKRGSATDPQSLYARKRREKINERLRILQSLVPNGTKVDISTMLEEAVQYVKFLQLQIKILISDDLWMYAPIAYNGMNIDLDIN from the exons ATGGAGCCTAATTGGGGAGAAAGCGAATGGAACGCCTACGGAGGACTATACATGTCGAGCACTAATGAAGAGGAAGATTTAATGGCTCAATTTTTGAACAACTGCTCATTTTCTAAAGAGCAATTATCCGAGGAGGCAATGGATCTTGTCGTATCTAATTCCTCTCGATTAGGTTCAAGAAATTATCtagaaatgtgtatgaatggaCCTAATGATAAtttgttgtgttctttctcACATGAAGAGAGTGTACCTAAGTTATCCTCAAATGATGATCATGGTTTGATTTGCCCTAGTGAAGTCAACAATTTTTTGAGCATGGATGATAATAACACATTTATCATGCCTATGCACATCTTTGTAGAACAAGAAAACCCTAATTATAAGCATATGGGTAACCTAATGGATATGGACGACAATACTATTGACGACAATATTATCACAAAAGGGCGTGAAAACTACTCATCTAGTAACATAGATGATAACCTATTGGAGAATCTCAAGAAGAGGTCACGGCCTCATGTTAATAGTGTG ATGAAGAAGAATTTAAAGGCTAAGATGAGAAAAAGTGTAGCGTTAGAGAAGATCAAACCAAGCTCGATCAACAGTTCAGAAGATGAACCCGACTCCAACACTACTTCTCTAGATTTGAGTGGAAGATTGAACGAAAGTTCAAGCATTAATGGCAAGAGAAGGTTGAAAAGAGGATCTGCAACCGACCCTCAAAGCCTCTACGCTAGG aaaagaagagagaaaattaatGAAAGACTAAGGATCTTGCAAAGTCTTGTCCCAAATGGCACAAAAGTTGACATAAGCACAATGCTTGAAGAAGCTGTCCAATATGTGAAATTCTTGCAGCTTCAAATTAAG ATTTTGATCTCTGATGATTTATGGATGTATGCACCCATTGCATACAATGGAATGAACATTGACCTtgatatcaattaa